In Naumovozyma castellii chromosome 1, complete genome, one DNA window encodes the following:
- the DLS1 gene encoding Dls1p (ancestral locus Anc_1.311): MSEMNVETIDIPIDNDMDEPQEVAAEETYGVDTTADIEDTSLQPTLSVDIVGKIARNDPEYMETSDDALVATAFATELFIKTLTNESLLMADFHPTNNAMNGQSSENNDGTNNDDSNTLTYDNLSYCVKKKGNFQFLGDLIPMTKNLKDLVQENKVRYTTALPQGQLLGN, translated from the coding sequence ATGAGTGAAATGAATGTAGAAACGATAGATATACCGattgataatgatatgGATGAACCCCAGGAAGTTGCAGCGGAAGAAACATATGGAGTAGACACCACTGCAGATATTGAAGACACTTCACTTCAACCGACACTTAGTGTTGACATCGTCGGGAAGATTGCCAGAAACGATCCAGAATATATGGAGACGTCAGATGATGCACTTGTGGCTACAGCGTTTGCCACAGAGTTATTTATTAAGACATTAACTaatgaatcattattaatggcAGACTTCCATCCCACCAACAATGCCATGAATGGACAGTCATCAGAGAATAATGATGGTaccaataatgatgattcaAATACACTGACATATGACAATCTCTCATATTGTGTAAAGAAGAAGGGTAATTTCCAGTTTTTAGGAGATTTGATTCCCATGACtaaaaatttgaaagatttagTCCAAGAGAATAAAGTAAGGTACACAACGGCGTTGCCCCAGGGACAACTTCTTGGAAATTAA
- the LAS21 gene encoding mannose-ethanolamine phosphotransferase LAS21 (ancestral locus Anc_1.317), giving the protein MIFRPQILLVLSLLLSLFLFAIGFFPQKNVLKGLADFHYNSEQQRETKPVFQKLVLVVIDALRSDFLFDETNSHFHFIHSQLNEGTAWGFTAYSNPPTVTLPRLKGITTGSTPNFLDAILNVAEDDVSTTLADQDSLLAQFHLQNKKINFFGDDTWLKLFPRDWFNEVEGTNSFFVSDFEVVDTNVSRHLTKQLKHNHDWDVLIMHYLGLDHIGHKDGASSKFMPEKHIEMDNIVRQVYENIDDDTLLVVMGDHGMNEVGNHGGSSAGETSAGLVFLSNKLKKGELPLKQRHLNLPIKRQTDENFQFLTSVQQIDLVPTLATLFNIPIPKNNVGIVIPEFLQFLRKDMINIKLMENYHQLLQLSKGQDLPNIPFDHMDSKNIMNKMKEIQDELTKNATNYNYSYLGRGYLLLIFTTVTVFIVFILNQKSLYCATTIITIVISLLVGLSSFGSSFVEEEHQIWWWIITGSIMFSCIETLISNPSKSTVFNHFLIAVCARIIRGWNNSGQKHVYEFILTNILKNHYNTLWYLICTTIYYIGLKNTIRTDFLSFLGPFFMTTLCFVYKLDWAIVNNESVPEWFYVITKEASDILLKVGHSPKDAFKEALLPLATLFYQTFVALVSIRIIFLVFFSRRKTFFDDISNYISLLLIFQSTATNIPQFLVFEFLKKSITKVLQNYHQENKNNYLPLISLILQSFTFFQFGGTNSIATIDISNAYHGISENYNIYLVGIFMTISNFAPSIYWIISMWPILYAEIPESSSKWNIYFKNKLPLLVFNCIVGCCLLAACYILRYHLFIWSVFSPKLCYFLGWNVFMNFVVGWLVEGTLVALY; this is encoded by the coding sequence ATGATATTCAGGCCCCAAATACTACTGGTGCTGAGTCTCTTATTGAGTCTTTTCCTATTTGCAATTGGGTTCTTCCCACAGAAAAATGTCTTGAAGGGCCTAGCAGACTTCCATTACAACTCTGAACAGCAAAGAGAAACGAAACCGGTCTTCCAAAAACTTGTACTAGTGGTCATCGATGCCCTAAGATCTGATTTCTTGTTCGATGAAACGAACTCACACTTTCATTTCATTCATTCCCAATTAAACGAGGGAACAGCGTGGGGATTTACAGCGTATTCTAATCCGCCTACTGTCACACTTCCTAGGTTAAAAGGTATTACGACAGGTTCCACTCCGAACTTCTTGGATGCCATTTTAAACGTCGCAGAGGATGATGTATCTACCACTTTGGCTGATCAAGATTCATTGTTAGCTCAATTccatttacaaaataaGAAGATCAACTTTTTTGGTGACGATACTTGGTTAAAATTGTTTCCTAGGGATTGGTTTAATGAAGTAGAGGGCACTAATTCCTTTTTTGTCTCTGATTTCGAAGTTGTAGATACAAATGTCTCGAGACATTTAACTAAACAATTGAAGCATAATCATGATTGGGATGTGTTGATAATGCATTACTTGGGACTCGACCATATTGGACATAAAGATGGAGCCTCCTCTAAGTTTATGCCAGAGAAACATATAGAAATGGATAATATTGTAAGACAAGTGTACGAAAATATAGATGATGATACGTTACTTGTGGTGATGGGTGACCATGGAATGAATGAAGTGGGGAATCACGGCGGTTCCTCAGCAGGAGAAACATCTGCCGGGTTGGTGTTTTTatccaataaattaaagaaaggTGAACTTCCTTTGAAACAAAGACACCTAAACTTACCAATTAAGAGGCAAACTGATGAAAACTTCCAATTCTTGACTTCAGTCCAACAAATTGATTTGGTTCCAACCTTGGCtactttatttaatatcCCAATTCCTAAAAATAATGTAGGTATTGTTATTCCAGAGTTTCTGCAATTTCTTAGAAAAGATATGATTAATATAAAACTAATGGAAAATTATCACCAGTTATTGCAGCTATCAAAAGGCCAAGATTTACCAAATATTCCTTTCGATCATATGGATagtaaaaatataatgaataaaatgaaagaaatacaAGATGAATTAACGAAGAACGCAACTAACTACAATTATTCATACCTCGGAAGGGGTTACCTTTTGTTGATTTTTACCACTGTTACTGTCTTCATTGTATTCATTCTAAACCAAAAATCTCTTTACTGCGCAACGACGATTATAACAATAGtgatttcattattagtaGGGCTCTCGTCGTTTGGAAGCAGTTTTGTCGAAGAAGAGCATCAAATTTGGTGGTGGATAATAACTGGATCCATTATGTTCTCATGTATAGAAACACTAATTTCGAATccttcaaaatcaacagTCTTCAACCATTTTCTTATTGCTGTTTGCGCTAGAATTATTAGAGGTTGGAATAATAGTGGCCAAAAACACGTGTACGAATTCATATTAACAAACATACTTAAGAACCATTACAATACACTGTGGTACTTAATATGTACCACCATTTACTATATTGGGTTAAAAAATACTATTAGAACAGATTTTCTTTCGTTTTTGGGCCCCTTCTTCATGACAACTTTATGTTTCGTATATAAATTAGATTGGGCTATCGtgaataatgaatctgTTCCTGAATGGTTCTATGTAATAACAAAGGAGGCAAGTGACATATTACTGAAAGTCGGTCATTCGCCAAAGGACGCATTTAAGGAGGCACTGCTTCCTTTGGCAACGTTGTTTTACCAAACATTTGTCGCATTAGTATCCATCagaataatatttttggtATTTTTCTCCAGAAGAAAAACTTTCTTTGACGATATTAGCAATTATATCAGCTTGCTACTGATATTTCAATCAACAGCAACCAATATTCCCCAATTTTtagtttttgaatttttaaagAAGTCAATCACTAAAGTATTACAGAATTATcatcaagaaaataaaaacaattaTCTTCCGTTGATCTCTTTAATTTTGCAATCATTTactttcttccaatttggaGGCACAAACTCTATTGCGACCATCGACATATCCAATGCATATCATGGAATATCAGAAAACTATAACATATACCTTGTTGGTATCTTTATGACCATATCAAATTTTGCACCATCAATATATTGGATAATTTCAATGTGGCCAATTCTATATGCAGAAATACCGGAAAGTTCCTCgaaatggaatatttattttaagaACAAATTGCCTCTGCTGGTATTTAATTGTATTGTTGGATGCTGTCTCTTGGCCGCATGCTACATATTGAGATACCATCTTTTTATTTGGAGTGTTTTCAGCCCAAAGTTATGTTACTTTCTTGGTTGGAATGTGTTTATGAACTTTGTCGTTGGATGGCTAGTTGAAGGTACATTAGTGGCcttatattaa
- the BIT61 gene encoding Bit61p (ancestral locus Anc_1.323) yields MVGHKLSSTISRDAHSQPEYMDQTASSGITQILSQHSGKSNQSKLKRDGSKLSHIGFQPVSHQLSSRSSNPNMNVSTSYLGTSRRNSVISSSSSSLSSKTTITSNRRKNSTSSRSLTSTLSLSLPLSRKKSAHTLSIFGNHQHSQRSANISTSNTSILSVPSISTSTSKSSASRRHKFTQAVRRIFPSSKVSSHQHKVDIEPVIPTSLSNFLHSSFERHKMSSPSQFFYNPSLVSDSNHSIYSFNPSISHDPALSQEHNPAYILQDLLRHLPSLEANYKSFSAQELENLSENVWYIYCSNMVELFKDHRIWDLPMKVEDISRIFDFYRRLTNFDNVWLNVKEFLDSSLFVFENEIVFNYTNEDIMNSTLKRLCVIWEKFYQQIYYDVLTILLSMEKDENEGKLNQKVINEKERPSMEILLLQCFRDTIVLPYFQNFIHSDTGVRKTFQLYILNQEEERKITNQDKRVLLQCFGILSTINSMDMNQNVIEELLKGIRIYL; encoded by the coding sequence ATGGTTGGTCACAAACTCTCTAGCACAATATCGCGAGATGCTCACTCTCAACCAGAATATATGGACCAAACAGCATCATCTGGAATTACCCAAATTTTAAGCCAACATTCAGGCAAGTCCAACCAGTCAAAGCTTAAGAGAGATGGGTCAAAGCTGTCACATATTGGTTTCCAACCGGTATCTCACCAACTTAGTTCTAGAAGTTCTAATCCAAACATGAATGTCAGCACCTCCTATCTTGGCACTTCTAGAAGAAATAGCGTTATATCTTCCTCGTCTTCTTCACTAAGCTCGAAGACAACAATTACCTCAAATCGTAGGAAAAACTCAACTTCTTCGAGAAGTTTGACTTCGACTTTGTCATTGTCGTTACCGTTATCTAGAAAGAAAAGTGCTCATACATTATCTATTTTTGGTAATCACCAACATAGTCAACGATCAGCAAATATATCGACCTCAAACACAAGTATTCTCAGTGTACCTTCAATATCTACATCAACGAGTAAGTCATCAGCTTCTCGAAGACATAAGTTTACACAAGCAGTCCGTAGAATTTTTCCATCCAGTAAAGTTAGTTCCCATCAACATAAGGTTGACATCGAGCCAGTTATTCCAACTTCATTAAGTAACTTTTTACattcttcatttgaaagACATAAGATGTCATCCCCAtctcaatttttttataacCCGTCCCTGGTAAGTGATTCGAACCATTCCATATACTCATTCAATCCTTCAATATCGCATGACCCTGCTCTATCGCAAGAACATAATCCAGCATATATTTTGCAAGATTTACTCCGACATTTACCCTCACTGGAGGCTAATTACAAGAGTTTTAGTGCGCAAGAACTGGAGAACTTATCGGAAAATGTCTGGTACATTTATTGTAGTAATATGGTAGAATTGTTTAAAGATCACCGAATATGGGACTTGCCGATGAAAGTCGAAGATATAAGCCgaatatttgatttttatCGAAGATTAACTAATTTTGACAATGTATGGCTAAATgtgaaagaatttttggattcttccttatttgtatttgaaaatgaaattgtaTTTAATTACACGAATGAAGATATAATGAATAGtactttgaaaagattgtGCGTAATTTGGGAGAAGTTTTAtcaacaaatatattacGATGTATTAACtatattattatccatggagaaagatgaaaatgaaggaaAGTTAAATCAAAAGGTtataaatgaaaaagaaagacCTTCTATGGAAATTCTATTACTGCAATGCTTCAGAGATACCATTGTATTGCCAtactttcaaaattttattcaCAGCGATACCGGAGTTAGAAAAACCTTTCAGTTGtatattttgaatcaagaggaagaaagaaaaattacaaatcAAGACAAACGTGTTCTACTACAATGCTTTGGAATTCTGAGTACAATTAATAGTATGGATATGAACCAGAACGTTATTGAAGAACTGCTGAAGGGTATTAGGATTTATCTATAG
- the YHC3 gene encoding amino acid transporter YHC3 (ancestral locus Anc_1.322), with protein sequence MAVSNGTHIFTYFWIFGLINNILYVVILSAAVDIVGPSLPKSLVLLADILPSLIIKVLSPFFIEYIQYHHRIISLILLSSSGMILVATTNLKLCLLGITLASLSSGFGEVTFLQLTFYYKKVSLNGWSSGTGAAGLLGSGGYLLLTSIFKVPIRISLLVFGILSFGFLLYFKLDANEYQGLQGEETLVEEQNVEDLHEIDPVVSSALPDYESVVFFSNKTNRLKTHVIATCKKLRTLIIPYMLPLTTVYLFEYLINQAVSPTLLFPLDPNSRSPSTPFFFHKYRDIYVTYSTLYQLGVFISRSTAHLVRMRRLYVLSFLQVINFMLTLLQSWFFVLKTPWLLMILIFYEGLLGGSSYINTFLNILEDLDITMTEFALGAVSIADSFGVFLAALIGLALEPSLCRHQLDDGRPWCRME encoded by the coding sequence ATGGCGGTTAGCAATGGCACGCACATATTTACATACTTTTGGATTTTTGGTCTAATCAACAACATTCTCTACGTTGTCATACTATCGGCAGCAGTTGATATAGTTGGTCCAAGTTTGCCCAAATCACTAGTTCTGTTGGCAGACATACTGCCTTCTTTGATAATCAAAGTCCTTTCTCCTttttttattgaatatattcaatacCACCACCGAATTATCTCCCTTATTCTACTAAGTTCTTCGGGGATGATTCTAGTTGCAACAACTAATCTAAAACTTTGCCTCCTGGGGATTACCCTAGCATCACTTTCGTCTGGGTTTGGGGAAGTAACATTCCTTCAACTGACCTTTTATTACAAAAAGGTTTCATTGAATGGTTGGTCAAGTGGAACTGGAGCAGCCGGGCTGCTTGGAAGCGGTGGTTATCTGCTATTGACTTCGATATTTAAGGTTCCAATCAGAATCTCATTGTTAGTTTTTGGGATACTATCTTTTGGATTCTTACTTTATTTTAAGCTAGATGCCAATGAATACCAAGGTTTACAGGGCGAGGAAACCTTAGTCGAAGAGCAAAATGTGGAGGACCTCCACGAAATTGATCCTGTGGTTTCATCGGCATTACCAGATTATGAGAGTGTAGTATTTTTCTCAAATAAAACAAACCGACTTAAGACTCATGTAATTGCAACCTGCAAGAAATTGAGAACATTGATTATTCCCTATATGTTACCCCTGACAACTGTATACCTTTTTGAGTATTTGATCAATCAAGCGGTATCTCCTACATTATTATTCCCATTAGATCCTAACTCACGTTCTCCTTCCACcccattttttttccacaAATATAGAGACATTTACGTGACATACAGTACTTTATATCAACTAGGTGTATTTATTTCCCGATCAACAGCTCATTTGGTAAGAATGAGAAGATTATATGTATTGTCGTTTCTTCAGGTTATCAATTTTATGTTAACCTTGTTACAGTCTTGGTTTTTCGTGCTCAAAACACCTTGGTTGTTAATGATACTAATATTTTATGAGGGTTTACTGGGGGGATCATCGTATATTAACACTTTTCTGAATATATTGGAGGATCTTGATATAACGATGACCGAATTCGCGTTAGGTGCTGTTTCTATTGCAGATTCATTTGGTGTATTCTTGGCAGCATTAATAGGTTTGGCATTGGAACCATCTTTATGCAGGCATCAATTAGATGATGGTCGTCCTTGGTGCAGAATGGAATAA
- the MPM1 gene encoding Mpm1p (ancestral locus Anc_1.310), with product MGIYKKEQDDKDTNRWIDQQKQEQAGLWSLDKNDLVSGVQDSLHSIWDNVLGFPDLSQLNKNNKWFGLYRGVPDLKEYEQCKDLQGLPVWDSHGWWQCLFPATVKPDQISKMGKVGGYLTRDQVENDKDHKLGLFFTEYTGYLDWKLKMMKLVQQQREKEEKTKIETYDDWNKPLLTPENIMMQDGQYTKKKIVGKSEFVQSFNSSDEGKGTVKNIKTYYDDGSVLVRSEKRKTPKDGGKPEIETSEKLLSPTEASSEEDGGYSSGIGKWW from the coding sequence ATGGGTATCTATAAGAAGGAGCAAGACGACAAGGATACAAATAGATGGATTGACCAGCAAAAACAGGAGCAAGCTGGTCTCTGGAGTCTAGATAAGAACGATCTCGTTTCCGGAGTTCAAGATTCACTTCATTCCATATGGGACAACGTCCTAGGATTCCCTGATTTGtctcaattgaataagaataataaatggTTTGGACTATATCGCGGGGTTCCCGATTTGAAGGAGTATGAACAATGTAAGGATTTACAGGGTCTTCCCGTATGGGATTCACACGGATGGTGGCAATGTTTGTTCCCTGCTACTGTTAAGCCAGACCAAATTAGTAAGATGGGAAAAGTCGGTGGGTATTTAACGAGGGACCAAGTGGAGAATGATAAGGATCATAAATTAGGGCTGTTCTTTACTGAGTATACCGGGTATTTGGATTGGAAActaaagatgatgaagttggttcaacaacaaagagagaaggaagaaaagacCAAAATCGAAACGTATGACGATTGGAATAAACCACTATTGACTCctgaaaatataatgatgCAAGATGGCCAGTACacgaaaaagaaaatagtCGGGAAGTCTGAATTTGTTCAATCTTTTAACTCTAGTGATGAAGGCAAGGGTACCGTTAAGAATATTAAGACATATTACGATGATGGATCTGTACTGGTACGTTctgaaaagagaaagacACCAAAAGATGGTGGTAAACCAGAAATAGAAACATCAGAAAAACTATTATCTCCAACTGAGGCCTCTAGTGAGGAAGATGGTGGATACTCTTCcggaattggaaaatggtGGTGA
- the BNA3 gene encoding kynurenine--oxoglutarate transaminase (ancestral locus Anc_1.321) produces the protein MTTRLLSRSLKTMAGTKKFNFTPNKYFTENTAKDVWSLTNEAAALAATNPHNKGRELINLGQGFFSYSPPQFAIKEAQKALDIPLVNQYSPTRGRVSLLNALIKQYTPIYGSELKQENVTITTGANEGILSCLMGLLNAGDEVIVFEPFFDQYISNIELMGGKIVYVPINPPKELDQRVTEGTEWTVDMEQFKNAITSKTKAVIINTPHNPIGKVFTREELLQIGNICVEKNVIIISDEVYEHLYFTDEFTRIATLSPEIGQLTLTVGSAGKTFAATGWRIGWVISLNSELLQYVSKAHTRICFASPSPLQEACANSINDALESNYFEKMRQEYIQKFKIFTSVFEELGLPYTKPEGTYFVLADFSKVKIPEDYPYPKEILNKGKDFRISHWLINELGVVAIPPTEFYIKEHEKAAENLLRFAVCKEDSYLEKAVERLSLLKDYI, from the coding sequence ATGACGACAAGATTATTATCGAGAAGTTTGAAAACGATGGCAGGAAccaaaaaattcaatttcaccCCAAACAAGTATTTCACTGAAAACACAGCCAAGGATGTCTGGTCCCTCACCAATGAAGCTGCAGCACTAGCGGCCACCAATCCTCATAACAAGGGTCGCGAATTGATCAACTTGGGACAAGGGTTCTTCTCTTATTCACCACCCCAATTTGCTATTAAGGAAGCCCAAAAGGCATTGGATATTCCGTTAGTGAACCAATATTCACCAACAAGAGGCCGTGTCTCTTTGCTGAATGCGTTGATTAAGCAGTATACTCCAATTTATGGTTCCGAATTGAAGCAGGAAAATGTTACTATTACCACTGGTGCTAATGAAGGTATCTTATCTTGTCTTATGGGTCTTTTGAATGCAGGTGATGAAGTCATTGTGTTTGAACCATTTTTCGACCAATACATTTCTAATATCGAACTAATGGGTGGTAAAATTGTCTATGTGCCTATTAATCCACCTAAGGAACTAGATCAACGTGTGACTGAAGGTACTGAATGGACGGTAGACATGGAACAATTTAAGAACGCTATTACTAGTAAGACAAAAGCCGTCATCATAAATACACCTCATAATCCTATCGGGAAAGTCTTTACTCGTGAAGAGCTGTTGCAAATTGGTAATATTTGTGTAGAGAAGAATGTTATTATCATATCCGATGAAGTTTATGAACATTTATATTTCACTGATGAATTCACTAGGATTGCCACATTGTCTCCAGAAATAGGTCAATTGACATTGACTGTCGGATCTGCCGGTAAAACATTTGCTGCAACAGGTTGGAGAATTGGTTGGGttatttcattaaacaGTGAATTGTTACAATATGTCTCTAAGGCTCATACAAGAATCTGTTTTGCTTCTCCATCTCCTTTGCAAGAAGCTTGTGCAAATTCCATTAATGATGCATTAGaatcaaattattttgaaaagatgaGACAGGAATacattcaaaaattcaagatCTTTACTAGTGTCTTTGAGGAGTTAGGACTACCCTACACCAAACCCGAGGGTACGTATTTCGTTCTTGCTGACTTTTCTAAAGTTAAAATTCCTGAGGACTATCCATATCCAAAGGAGATTTTGAACAAAGGTAAGGATTTCAGAATTTCTCATTGGCTTATTAATGAACTAGGTGTTGTCGCAATTCCCCCAACCGAATTTTACATCAAAGAGCATGAAAAGGCAGCTGAGAATCTATTGAGATTTGCTGTGTGTAAAGAAGATTCTTACTTGGAAAAGGCTGTTGAAAGATTGagtttattgaaagattatatttaa
- the NUP82 gene encoding linker nucleoporin NUP82 (ancestral locus Anc_1.319), with the protein MSNIDSIASHPIFQGLDCTQDAAPRFLFTSHHGTRMVVLQGGLLRWCSVTASSFNSMTIDFFQPESTAPQKAILSNSGEFICVYTNHTIEVIEIPWGYVTPSPSMVSKFQLFSYNNKDDDGYSPIKQVLFHPEAYKDSCLVVLYDNGTISLMDVTQITKTITLNKRVATFGIDTQITDIESICFSKDGWTLYALSISDGGDIYAFYPCLPQQLEVKREKITSLLHESVLLYESLKLDTDRDVKRNVIRQVQFVNKLNGLLTENEKNSNEDFIEIEQEYRLIRGQGPFTIDPYPERLYSATALEISTLPINSNNELMCMIFDDGSIALLFKDLPLTMSWDVDNYVHNNSFSLVELMQLKDTDVKRIVSYPDTYGQFFIFGDSSLFLVHTHIWSDLLAKAIDNSNLNELLEMNFTSKLDFFETTNGITKCSPCKWRGRDVILFITKEDVYMHPVEMRKSGILGNNKPVLVNNEELKHQEYKTSFKQPVEELMALNKLFQQQCSMGVSKLIAPEERQVLLNNENNEVQLELLSDVSKEVISKIGQGQNLALNLHHRLLEQQYELTRQLKIVHTIMSKQSDLRRKSEEQSRRWDDQTSRSSQLIKRLQDLDAKILEINNSPKLKEYPINDKELEWFKEIRNQVLKFNSFVHNQRDAQEELNHLKKDLARISKETSQLRDEKSDKEWDELRDILKHDAQIIQECNKELLSTTEAL; encoded by the coding sequence ATGTCTAATATTGATTCTATTGCCTCtcatccaatttttcaaggTTTAGATTGTACTCAAGATGCTGCACCCAGATTCCTTTTTACATCCCATCATGGAACAAGAATGGTCGTTTTACAGGGTGGATTGCTAAGATGGTGTTCAGTTACGGCTTCTTCGTTCAATTCAATGacaattgatttttttcAGCCAGAATCTACTGCTCCACAGAAGGCAATTTTAAGTAACTCTGGGGAGTTTATCTGTGTCTACACTAATCATACAATCGAAGTTATTGAAATCCCTTGGGGTTATGTTACTCCTTCTCCTAGTATGGTATCCAAATTTCAGTTATTTAGTTACAACAACAAGGACGATGATGGCTATTCCCCAATTAAACAAGTTTTGTTCCATCCTGAAGCTTATAAGGATTCCTGCTTAGTAGTTCTATACGATAACGGGACCATTTCCTTAATGGATGTCACTCAGATTACCAAGACCATTACATTAAATAAACGTGTTGCCACTTTTGGAATAGATACACAAATTACAGATATCGAATCGATTTGTTTCAGTAAGGATGGTTGGACTTTATATGCTCTCAGTATCAGTGATGGTGGTGATATATACGCATTCTACCCATGTTTACCACAACAACTGGAAGTGAAGAGGGAGAAAATCACATCTTTGTTACATGAGTCGGTATTACTCTATGAATCATTGAAACTGGATACTGACCGAGATGTGAAGAGAAATGTTATCAGGCAAGTTCAGTTCGTCAACAAACTAAACGGTTTATTgacagaaaatgaaaagaacTCTAATGAAGACTTTATTGAGATTGAACAGGAATATAGATTAATCAGGGGACAAGGCCCATTTACGATAGACCCTTATCCAGAAAGATTATACAGCGCCACTGCTTTGGAAATTTCCACTTTACCAatcaattcaaataatgaattaatgtGTATGATTTTTGACGATGGTTCCATTGCCCTATTATTCAAGGACTTACCATTGACCATGTCATGGGATGTGGATAATTATGTCCATAATAACTCATTTTCATTGGTAGAATTGATGCAATTGAAGGATACCGACGTGAAAAGGATAGTATCATATCCAGATACTTATGgacaattttttatttttggtgATTCTTCTCTATTTTTAGTTCATACTCATATATGGTCCGACCTGTTGGCTAAAGCCATTGATAATTCTAATCTGaatgaattattggagATGAATTTCACCAGTAAGTTGGATTTCTTTGAGACTACTAATGGAATTACAAAATGTTCCCCTTGTAAATGGAGAGGTAGGGACgttattctttttattaCGAAGGAAGACGTTTACATGCATCCAGTAGAGATGAGGAAGTCAGGTATTCTTGGTAATAATAAGCCAGTTTTAGTTAATAATGAGGAACTAAAACACCAGGAATATAAGACTAGTTTTAAACAACCTGTTGAAGAACTGATGGCTTTAAATAAGTTATTCCAACAGCAATGTAGTATGGGTGTTTCGAAATTAATTGCCCCAGAAGAAAGACAAGTCTTGTTGAATAACGAAAATAACGAAGTTCAATTAGAGTTGTTGAGTGACGTATCTAAGGAAGTTATTTCCAAGATTGGACAAGGACAAAACCTTGCCTTGAATTTGCATCATCGATTACTAGAACAGCAGTACGAATTAACACGACAATTGAAGATAGTTCACACAATTATGTCAAAACAATCCGACTTGAGAAGGAAATCGGAGGAACAATCGCGCAGATGGGATGACCAGACATCAAGATCCTCTCAATTGATCAAAAGGCTTCAGGATTTAGATGCCAAAATATTGGAGATTAACAACTCgccaaaattgaaagagtACCCTATAAATGATAAAGAGCTGGAATGGTTCAAGGAGATCAGAAACCAAGTATTGAAGTTTAACAGTTTTGTACACAATCAAAGAGATGctcaagaagaattaaaccatttgaaaaaagattTAGCTCGTATCAGTAAAGAGACTTCTCAACTTAGAGATGAAAAATCAGATAAAGAGTGGGACGAGCTTCGAGACATATTGAAACATGATGCTCAAATTATACAGGAGTGTAATAAAGAGTTATTATCTACGACGGAGGCATTATAA